The sequence below is a genomic window from bacterium.
ACCGTCTCCCGGTGGGCGAACTGAAGCGCACCTCGTGGGATGAATCGCGCTCAAGTCGGATAGAAAGAGGCTTGGGGAAGAGATGCGGGGGCGGCCGGAAGTACCCAACGTCGAAGGCGAGACGATGGTGCCATGAGCCTCTTCCGCCAGGACGCCTCGCCCGCCGATGCTACCTCGACGGTTTCAAATTGGTCGAAGGGTCGGACAGTCGTACGAGTGGCGTTAAACCGATGGCTATTCGCGCAGTGGGCTGCGTCCGGGCTACTATAATAGGCCGCGTTGGATCGCCGTAGCGGCGGCGTGCGCGCGATTGTCCACGCCCAGTTTGTTCATGGCGGATGACAGGTGGCTCTTCACCGTCCGTTCTCCGATGCCGAGCGAGGTCGCGATTTGCTTGTTTATCAACCCCTCGGCGATGAGCCGCAAGACCGCCTGTTCGCGCTCGCTAAGGAACGTGCGAGGCCGTGCGCCGCCGGTCGCGGTCGTGCTGCCCGAACCGGTGCTCGTGAGCGGTTCAAGGCCGGCCCGCGCAAAAGCTACCATCTCGTCCACCGACAGCGCGCGTCCCTCCGTCACCGCCGCGCGATATGCTATTTCTCCCAATTCATCACGTGCTTGGGCGTTGATCTTTTCTTTCTCGTCTCTAATGCGGGGTCCAAAGACAATCACGTCACCCGTCGTCTCACTCCACACCTCAGCCGCGGCCAGCAGGCGGGCGGAGCGGTCGAGGTCCCCCTGGTGGCCGCAGACCAAGGCGGCTGTCACCACGGCAACCCAAAGCGCGCGCACATGCTCTTCCTCCAGAGCCACCGTTAGCGCGGTCGCCGCCAGGGCAGCGGCACGGACGTTGTCTCCTTGCTTGAGTTTGACGCGGGCGAGGTCGCTTGTGACGGCCGCTGTCAGACGCCTGTTTCCATCTGTGCGGGCGAGTTCGAGGCTCTCGGTGAGGGCGGCCTCGGCTCCCTCGAGATCGTCGAGGAGCATCCGCCCCCATGCCAACTTGAACAGCCCGTGGGCCTGCCACCGCGGATCCTCGACACCTCGGGACAGCAGGACAAGCATCCGCTCCCCCAACACCTGGGCTGCCCGTGGGTCGCTTTCGAGAATCGCGCATAGGCAGAGCCGGCAGATAGCGCTGGTTACCGCGTCTGGTTCCCCGATGATCTCAGCGAGCTCGAACGCTTGCAGGATAAACCGCATTGCCGCCGATTGGTCGCCTAGCGATGCCGCCAGTGTGGCGGCCCCCACGAGCGCCCTCGAGCGAAACCGCGAAGGGCCGTCCGGGCTCAGCCCAAGCGCCTCCTCCAACCGCCGGCGCCCCTCCCGCAGATAGCCGAGTACCCACCAGTAGCAGGCGAGCGCTCCGCCCAGGCGCATAGCTGTTTCGCCATCTCCACGGTGCGTGGCCCACCGCAGCGCCCCCAGGAAGTTTTCATGTTCCCGCTCCACCCGGTGCAGCCACGCCCGTTCCTGCGGACCCCACAACTCCGGTTCAGCGCGCTCGGCCAGGGCGAGGTAGTACACGGCGTGCCGGTGCCGGATATCGTCAAACTCGCCGCTCGCTTTTAGGCGCTCCAGCGCGTACTCGCGGATCGTCTCCAGCATCCGGTACCGCCGCTCTCCGCCGCTTTGGCTCTGCACCAAGCTCTTGTCCACGAGCGACCCCAGTGCGCGCCAGAAGGGAGAGCCCGGGTCCGGGTTCTGAACAATCTCCTCCGCGGCGTCGAGTGTCCACCCTCTGTCGAACACAGCTAACCGCCGAAATAGGACTTGCTCGTTGTTATCTAATAAAGCATGGCTCCATTCGATCGCGTCCCGGAGGGTATGATGCCGGGCCGGCACGTCGCGGGTTTCTTCCCTCGAAAGCAGAGCCTGCCCCTGCAATCGTGTCAGCATCGCTGTAGGCGATAGAACGTTGCTGTGGGCGGCCGTGATCTGGATGGCCAGGGGCATGCCATCGAGCCGGTGGACCAGCTCGGCAACGGCCGAGGCATCCGTCGGCGAGAGCGTAAACTCCGGCTGAACTAACCTCGCCCGCTCCAGAAAGAGCGCCGCTGACGCGGCTTGGGCGACCCCCTGGGGCGTCGGCCGTGCGAGATCGGGCAACGCGAGACCCGCCAAGACCATCCGATGCTCCAGGCGAAGTCTCAACGGCTCGCGGCTCGTAACGAGCACCTTTATCTGCGGGCAGGCGGCCATCAACTCGGCGACCTGGGTTGCCGCGGGCAGGACGTGCTCGAAGTTGTCCAGGACCAGCAAAACGCGGCGGACCCTCAAGTATGCGGTGACTCGCTCGAGCGGGGTTCGGGTCCCGATCTCTTCGAGGTGGAGCGCCTTTGCAATCGCGGCATCGAGGTGAGTGGGATCCCTGAGCGGGACGAGATCGACGAACCAGACGCCGTCGGGAAAGGCCGTCTCTGCGGTGCGGGCCGCGGCGAGGGCCAACCGAGTTTTGCCGACGCCGCCCGGCCCCGCGACCGTAAGTAGCCGCACGGTCCCGCCGAGCAGGTGCCGCCGGAGGATCTCCAGCTCACGATCACGACCGATCAAGGGTGCAGGATCCGACAGAAGCGTAAAAGGTAACGTCCCTCGGGCTCTCGGCGGCGTCCTCCGGTGGCGCTCGCGCCAGCGGCGCCATCTGGCCTTGATGGCTCGTTGGGCGCCCACGGACCTCTCCTTAGCGGTCATCCGGGAGGCTCTGGCGTAGCCACCCAGCCGTCCGAGAAGCTGTGCGGAGGAGGTGACCCTGCGCTTTGAGGCCGCCATTTACTCACCTCTTCGTGGCGCGGTGTTGGACGCCCTTCGGTCAGGTTTGCCCCTTGCTGTCCTTCGTGGCG
It includes:
- a CDS encoding LuxR C-terminal-related transcriptional regulator — encoded protein: MIGRDRELEILRRHLLGGTVRLLTVAGPGGVGKTRLALAAARTAETAFPDGVWFVDLVPLRDPTHLDAAIAKALHLEEIGTRTPLERVTAYLRVRRVLLVLDNFEHVLPAATQVAELMAACPQIKVLVTSREPLRLRLEHRMVLAGLALPDLARPTPQGVAQAASAALFLERARLVQPEFTLSPTDASAVAELVHRLDGMPLAIQITAAHSNVLSPTAMLTRLQGQALLSREETRDVPARHHTLRDAIEWSHALLDNNEQVLFRRLAVFDRGWTLDAAEEIVQNPDPGSPFWRALGSLVDKSLVQSQSGGERRYRMLETIREYALERLKASGEFDDIRHRHAVYYLALAERAEPELWGPQERAWLHRVEREHENFLGALRWATHRGDGETAMRLGGALACYWWVLGYLREGRRRLEEALGLSPDGPSRFRSRALVGAATLAASLGDQSAAMRFILQAFELAEIIGEPDAVTSAICRLCLCAILESDPRAAQVLGERMLVLLSRGVEDPRWQAHGLFKLAWGRMLLDDLEGAEAALTESLELARTDGNRRLTAAVTSDLARVKLKQGDNVRAAALAATALTVALEEEHVRALWVAVVTAALVCGHQGDLDRSARLLAAAEVWSETTGDVIVFGPRIRDEKEKINAQARDELGEIAYRAAVTEGRALSVDEMVAFARAGLEPLTSTGSGSTTATGGARPRTFLSEREQAVLRLIAEGLINKQIATSLGIGERTVKSHLSSAMNKLGVDNRAHAAATAIQRGLL